aaaaagaggagattCTATTATCAGCATGCACTGCACTATATTAACAATAATCAATCTCATCATAGCGATCTTTTACCTTAAACACAGCACCAAAACCACCTTCTCCAATCTTGTTGGCTGGATTGAAATCATCTGTAGCAAATTTGATTTGCCTTAACGTAAACGTTCCAGATGGCAACTCTTCTTCATTGGGATCTGTGGAAAAAAACTTCATAAGAAACCGTACTCTGGTCTATATTATCAAGTAcatatcaaaagaaaaagagaatgaTAAGAAGGCAACGATCAATCACCTTTTCGTTGCTGCCAACATTTTGGAAGGCAGCCAAAAAACCAAAGGACACCCAGTATAAAGATAATAAGACATATGGATCCAAGTCCAATTGCAATTTTTGCTCCCAGACTCATTCCACTTCCGGGGGATGCACACGGCTTAGAATCTGGACATTGAAGGTATTATTACTATTAAAAGAAACTACTGTAGTGATCATTAATGCTTTCTGATATATTAAGAAAGCTACCTGAAACTATGGAAATAGCCGATATGAGAGGACCATACACCCCTCTAGTGGGAATCCTGGTGGTTCCTTTACCAGCCCAACTCAACCGGATAGCTAAAAAATGGTTAGTGACATTGACAGTAAATGGTTTGGTTATAGGTTTTTGAGCTCCCTTTGCTTCATCCATGATATTGAAGTCCTTTAACACTAGTTTCTCCTGCAGAAAATAAGGCGTTAGAAAAAgaacaataaatttaattttcaccAGGTGAGAACAAAAGGCTAACCTGAATGTAAATGTCGAACACACGCCTCCCAAGCCGGTTATAAGTTTCATCATTGGTGAATCTTATCTCAGCAAAGTCTAAGTTCACAGTGTATTTTCCATTTTCCAAGCAGGCATGGAAGTAAGTGAGAGATACTGGAGCTATTCGTGCTGATTTGTACAGATCAGACAGGTTAGATGTCGGAACAAAGACAGTGAATCTAGTGTTTTGGAAATTGTTGTCGTCCATGTAGTCCCCTGTGCTGCTGAATCCCCAATAATCATTACGCTTCAGATAATACTTAGCAGCACCACCTTCAGCTTCTCCATCTCCTTGATataagattttggttttgttttgcttCAATGTTAGATCGCTTCCACCACAGTTTACATGGAGACAGCTCGAATCTACAATGATAATAAGACAGTAGATAACAATGTCTATAGTGTGTACTTTAAGGTGAGAGACTATTGTGAAACGATCTTATCATCACTAGTCCTTTAAGTAGGTAAGTGTACTTACATCGAGGACATTTGAAATCGTCAATGCAAGGCAGAACTTTGCTCCTACGAAAACATCAATTGGTAATggcattttaacattttgagaCAAACACGGAATCAAGATGCTAAAGATGATCAGAGGAAAGGACCTTACGATTCTTTTGTCGAAGTGCTTTGAAACAAGTTTAGATTCAGATTCCTAAAACAAGAATCTCAGTTAAAAAAGCCAATTATGTAGACCGAGAAGatcaaagaagaaaacaatgaCAGTATCCTCACATGTTTGGACGACAAGAACGACTCTCAGAACTCTGCCACTTGAGGTTATTATACGAAAGATCTCTGCAGCAACAAGCGAATTGGCATCAGAATGGAGATGTAATGCTATACAAAACTTTGGATTCACAGAAATATACATACACAGTGATTCCATCCCTTAGTAATTCAGTTGGAACATCTCCCTCGAGCCTATTCCCAGCCAAAATTCTGCAAACAAAAGTAAGCTAATAATTGTAATTCAAAGTAAGATAGAATGAATATTTAACATATACAATTTTCACTTACAAAAACCGTAGTTTTTCTGCATGCGCAAACGATGGAATGGTTCCAGGCAACTTGTTAAAACTCAAATCCCTACCCCCACAAACACCGCAAATAAGAATTAATCAATGTTTCATGTACAGACACTCTTCATTTACTTTAACTAACTGAGACTTGATAGACATGCTTACAGAGTCTCCAGATTCTTGAAATTCGATAGATAGTCAGGTATTTGTCCAGCAAGGTTACAGTTCTTCAATACcctataatataaaacaaacaaggaTTAGATTAAAAATAAGAGATGGATGGAACAGCTTCAAGAAAGGAATCTAACTTACAGCTTTGAAATTTCTGTCGAGTTCCGTAAGTAAGGGAATGGTTGGACTGGGCCACCTATATCACTTATCCTCCTGACAACAATTAGGTCGTTGTAATAAAAGCTTCATCAGCATTACTATAGATGAAAACAAACTAAGTTTATGGAGAACAAACTCACAGATTTTTAAGATTGTTCAGAACTGAGATGGCAGATGGGATTGGACCTGTGAGACCAGATGCAACTATTTCTCTACAAGGAATAAAAGAGAATGACATCAATGAGTGTTAAGaagataaaataaagaaaagagttTCAGAAGAAAGATGTTACAGTCTCTGGAGTTCTTTCCAGTTTTGTATGTAACTAGGTATCGTTCCATTGAGTTGGAGATCGTTAATCCTGCTGCAttgtgccaaaaaaaaaacagcagaTGAACAAAAGGGAACCAAACCAACATAATAAGTAATTAAGTTGGAAGAAAAATGAGAACAGAAGATTTACAAATCTGTCATATTCTGTAGTTTAGATAATGAAGCTGGCAAATTTCCCGTCAAATTGTTGGAGGAAAGCATCCTGTAAGAGATGAAAGCACAAGAAAGATCTCATCAAattcagaagaagaaaaaaacacaatgaacactaacaaaatacaaagaaaCGGATAAGGAATCAGAAACTCCCACAGTGTTCCCAAGTTGACTAAGTTCCCAAGCTCCTGAGGAATGGTTCCAGAAAATGCATTTGACTCCAGATTCCTATACAAGAACCagaacaaataataatataacagCACTTCTTTAGAGAAAGCTAAAAACATTTTCAGACGAGAAAGTGCACAGAAGCTTTTCAAACTGATCAGCTACGTACCTGAacgtttcatttaaataaaaaacaccaAACCAATTGACTGAACCAAGAAGATAAACGGATGCTTGAAACTTACAAGAAAGTTAGTGACGTCAAGTTTCCCAACTCTTTTGGAATTTCCCCTGACAGCCGATTTACAAGAAGAGAGCTGCACAGAGATTATGTTACAGTTACAAGAACATTTAGAGACTAAAGCTAAACAACTAAGAGGGAAGGAATGTTCTTACATAATTGTTAAATTTGTAGTAAACCATTCAAGTGGTATAGTCCCGTTGAGGTAGTTGAGGGCAAAGTCTCTAAAACATAGAGCAAGAAACAGTGGTCAAAAGTAGCAGCGTTTATGAGTGAAGTTTTACTGTTTAGTACAAAGCAAGGTTGAGATACTTTAATGTGAGCACTTACATCTCCCGGAGTTTAGGAAGCTTAGTTATTTCAGGAGGAAGAGTTCCTGGGAGATTATGATCCTTGAACGCACTAAAGAACAAGCCAAAGATAAATTAGAAAATGATGATGACAACTAACAACAGTGCACATAACCATAATGCCTTGGAGGTCCTTTCAAGTGGAAAGATAATCAAGGACATAGAcacaaataaagaaagaaagttaATGAAGAGTGTCTTGAGTATACTTACATTTTCACAACATGACAATCAGTTTCGTTGGTGGGACTGCATTCACACTCAATTACTTGCTCAGCTGACGGAGGAGGAGTCTCTGTAAGCCCCACTTTTTCGACCGTACAACTTTCAGCATCGAATTTCCAGTACTTGGAGCCCAGTGTGGTAGCGATTTGCTGCAGAGCATCGACTAAGAACACAGAAGTAAAACAGCATAAGACACCCATCAGGGTGATTTATTGAACAAAAACACAATGATTATATAACTCTTTTAACATTATCAATGAGTCCAACAAATCATGAAAAGTAACATCAATAATACAATTTATCCACAccaaagctatatatatatatatatgaatattatcCACTTAAGAGTTCTAATATTGAGATATGACAAGCTCTTTCTCAAGGAAactcaaacagaaaaaaaaaaaaaaacaatcaaaagatGATTTAATAAACAGAAATTGACTTAATCACCCAATCAACACCTGCAGATTTTGGATTAAACAACttgaattaaaagaaaaacccTACAAACCCCCAAACGTGTCCAAACAAATTCTGATAaccaaattaagaaaaaataatcatatttttaagcAATAAAAAACCCAGAAACTTTTTCATACATGGAAACTTTACCAACTGAAAGAAAATATAGAAAGATAGGAACTTTAAACACTTACCTTCGTCTTGGGGTAATTTGATAGCATTTATACTAAAAGATTTGAAGCAAATGATGGCAAAAACAGAGAATACGAAGATATTAatatccttcttcttcttcttcttatcggCAAACATTTGGTACAGAAGAGATGAAAACACAATATCTTTTGAGGAAAAGGCAGACGAGAGATCAGAGTCTCTTTCACAATGTAACGATTGTGTGGAAGATCTGAGATTTATGGGTTGGTTATGATGATGATTATTAGTGGTTTTTGTCGAATTATGACAAATCTACACATACGAACAGTGTTTTCAAACCTTTTTTTCTTACAATAATTAAGTCAAactgtttaccaaaaaaaaaaccaatatataattaagtcaaatttgaaaattacagaGATGAAATACAAcgaaaaaaaatggtaaaaccCCACCAAGATAAAAAGCACTGACACCCTTACAAAAGTTGAACAGAATCACTCACtgaaatagtattttatttagAGATAGAAATCCTTTTCTCTGTGTGAATGGTGGGCGTAATCGAAGAGGTGATCTGTATATTTGCGCAAAAGATAAATAGATTCCAAAATAGTAAAAACAcaattatttcatttttctttttttaggtAGACCAATTATTCACTATGGGACAGTTGTGAAAACTAGTGTTGGTTTAAAGCAAAGTAGATTCTTTTTTAATTAGAAGAAGACAaatggtgttaaaaaaaaagatatttaaaatgaaatagacATGTGACAGAACTATGGGTAAAGCCGTAAAAGGATAAGTAATTAGGTACTTGTCCAGTTGTCTTCTAATATCCCactctttgttttgtttatgctTTTGAccattttaagtaattttttcattaataacAACAACACAGTTTGGGTTATCAAGTTGGATACAAAAACCTCCCCCAAAGGGTTAGTAAGTACCATTAGCGAGAGCTTACCATTAAAGcaaggagaagagaagagggtAATTTTGAAggataaaacaaataaaaccaaGATGTGAGCCGAAAACTTGATGACCAAGTACAAATCTTGAGCCTTTGAGAGGGGAAGAAGCCTGCACTACTAGGTTAATTACATGTTTGATTGAAAAGTCGGTCTCTCAACAAGTTGTGAGAAGTCCTGAGTTGCACTCCTTCCAAGTAGTATTAGAGAAAGTCTAGGCAAACTAGTTTGGTAATGAGCTTTAGATTATGTCTTCAAAGGCTGCTACATTAGATTATGTCTTCAAAGGCTGCtacagaagaaaagaaagatttttaaaatcaatattttaaataactagAAGGTTATGGGTAAACTGAattgaaattttaaactaaaccgaaaagaaaaaaaatcaaagtaatcgatgttttttttaaaaaaaatgaagtaatCGATGTTAACCAAAATTACTTAAACTAcgtaaattttaacaa
The window above is part of the Brassica napus cultivar Da-Ae chromosome C3, Da-Ae, whole genome shotgun sequence genome. Proteins encoded here:
- the LOC106361611 gene encoding probable LRR receptor-like serine/threonine-protein kinase RFK1, which codes for MFADKKKKKKDINIFVFSVFAIICFKSFSINAIKLPQDEVDALQQIATTLGSKYWKFDAESCTVEKVGLTETPPPSAEQVIECECSPTNETDCHVVKIAFKDHNLPGTLPPEITKLPKLREIDFALNYLNGTIPLEWFTTNLTIISLLVNRLSGEIPKELGNLTSLTFLNLESNAFSGTIPQELGNLVNLGTLMLSSNNLTGNLPASLSKLQNMTDFRINDLQLNGTIPSYIQNWKELQRLEIVASGLTGPIPSAISVLNNLKNLRISDIGGPVQPFPYLRNSTEISKLVLKNCNLAGQIPDYLSNFKNLETLDLSFNKLPGTIPSFAHAEKLRFLILAGNRLEGDVPTELLRDGITVDLSYNNLKWQSSESRSCRPNMNLNLNLFQSTSTKESSKVLPCIDDFKCPRYSSCLHVNCGGSDLTLKQNKTKILYQGDGEAEGGAAKYYLKRNDYWGFSSTGDYMDDNNFQNTRFTVFVPTSNLSDLYKSARIAPVSLTYFHACLENGKYTVNLDFAEIRFTNDETYNRLGRRVFDIYIQEKLVLKDFNIMDEAKGAQKPITKPFTVNVTNHFLAIRLSWAGKGTTRIPTRGVYGPLISAISIVSDSKPCASPGSGMSLGAKIAIGLGSICLIIFILGVLWFFGCLPKCWQQRKDPNEEELPSGTFTLRQIKFATDDFNPANKIGEGGFGAVFKGVLSDGRVVAVKQLSSKSRQGNREFLNEIGAISCLQHPNLVKLHGFCVERSQLLLVYEYMENNSLAQALFSPKHKQIPLDWPTRFKICCGIAKGLAFLHEESPLKFVHRDIKATNILLDKDLTPKISDFGLARLDEEEHTHVSTKVAGTIGYMAPEYALWGYLSFKADVYSYGVLVLEIVAGINNSSFMAAGDEVCLLEWAMECEDSGDLMQVVDERLRPEVDKKEAETLIKVALVCTSASASDRPIMSEVVGMLEGHYPVPEPTPGASRKSGDIRFKAFKDVRKGMEENSSKTQFSLNSYPSSSSDTYVAGQERKQDESVP